In the uncultured Methanobacterium sp. genome, one interval contains:
- a CDS encoding MoaD/ThiS family protein, with product MEVTVIIGEDKNNMTIEEGKTVKDLLQILEIPTETVVVKKNQTIIIEEESVEDGDIIEVIKVIYGG from the coding sequence ATGGAAGTAACGGTTATCATTGGAGAAGATAAGAATAATATGACAATTGAGGAAGGTAAAACAGTAAAAGACCTTCTCCAGATACTGGAAATACCCACAGAAACCGTTGTGGTCAAGAAAAATCAGACTATAATAATTGAAGAAGAATCTGTGGAAGATGGAGATATCATTGAAGTGATAAAGGTAATTTACGGTGGATAA
- a CDS encoding thioredoxin family protein — MDKYYIVIAAVIILLLVTGVAISSLTTNKSESNSSGSLQWSTDLNQALADAKATNKTVFVDFYGTSCSYCREMDEGTYTSPKVIEKLNQNYVLVRVNVDQNPTLSSKYQAYSLPTMVIMDSNGNEIKRIIGYQNPDQLLSKI, encoded by the coding sequence ATGGATAAATATTATATTGTGATAGCAGCCGTTATAATATTATTGTTGGTAACTGGGGTTGCTATTTCAAGTTTAACCACGAATAAAAGCGAATCAAATTCATCAGGTTCTCTTCAATGGAGTACTGATTTGAACCAGGCCTTAGCCGATGCAAAAGCTACCAATAAAACTGTTTTTGTGGACTTTTATGGAACCTCGTGTTCCTACTGTCGAGAGATGGATGAGGGAACCTACACTTCACCAAAGGTTATAGAAAAATTAAACCAGAATTACGTGCTGGTAAGGGTAAATGTGGATCAAAACCCCACTCTCAGTTCAAAGTACCAGGCTTACAGTCTCCCCACCATGGTAATAATGGACTCCAATGGTAATGAGATAAAGAGGATAATTGGCTATCAAAACCCGGATCAACTTTTAAGCAAGATTTAA
- a CDS encoding TIGR00269 family protein, protein MDVCHKCGNPQIIIKRKQSGQMLCQECFINSVQEKVLKDIRKQKLVEKGDKVLVALSGGKDSVMLLDILNNLRKRRIIDLVAVTIDEGICGYREEGVEIAAQNAELIGVKHRIVSFKDYIGHTLDEIMEDTGDRIACTYCGVFRRWIFNQVAREEGATRIATGHNLDDEAQSILMNYMEGNIQNLTRIGVKSESSYEGFTVKIKPLREIPERETALYVVARDLPVHLAGCPYAGDSFRAKIRDFLKEISQDHPTIMYSTLRGFDKIKPVLKKEFSRKATTGVCAECGEPAAGELCKACSFRSQWKKE, encoded by the coding sequence ATGGATGTATGTCATAAATGTGGCAACCCCCAGATCATCATCAAGAGGAAGCAATCGGGACAGATGCTCTGCCAGGAATGTTTCATTAACTCTGTTCAGGAAAAAGTCCTGAAAGATATCCGCAAACAAAAGCTGGTAGAAAAAGGGGACAAGGTATTAGTTGCATTATCCGGTGGTAAAGACAGTGTAATGCTCCTGGACATACTCAACAATCTCCGAAAAAGGAGAATCATCGACCTGGTGGCAGTAACCATAGATGAGGGTATCTGCGGCTACCGTGAAGAGGGAGTGGAGATTGCAGCACAAAACGCTGAACTAATCGGTGTTAAACACAGAATAGTCTCCTTTAAAGATTACATTGGCCACACACTTGATGAAATAATGGAAGATACAGGTGATCGGATTGCCTGCACCTACTGTGGTGTGTTCCGGCGCTGGATCTTTAACCAAGTGGCCAGGGAAGAGGGAGCCACCAGGATAGCCACTGGACACAATCTGGATGATGAAGCTCAGTCCATACTCATGAACTACATGGAGGGGAACATCCAGAACCTCACCCGTATCGGTGTCAAGTCAGAGTCCAGTTATGAAGGATTCACCGTTAAAATAAAACCTCTAAGGGAGATCCCTGAAAGGGAAACTGCCCTCTATGTCGTGGCTCGGGATTTACCAGTGCATCTGGCCGGGTGCCCCTATGCCGGGGATTCCTTCCGGGCAAAGATTAGGGACTTCCTTAAAGAAATCAGCCAGGATCACCCCACCATAATGTACTCAACACTACGCGGTTTTGATAAGATTAAACCAGTTTTAAAGAAAGAATTTTCCAGAAAAGCCACTACTGGTGTATGTGCAGAATGTGGGGAACCAGCAGCCGGTGAACTCTGCAAAGCATGTAGTTTCCGCAGTCAATGGAAAAAAGAATAA
- a CDS encoding dihydropteroate synthase-like protein, which translates to MNILIITGELASNLVKDASLKSDHNVQVHVVKTPIAAFLTPKKIIAELGTLPESELKSTDLILTPGLIRKDVSPITEKTGIPTYKGSTDAADLDIVLEMVDKLDLSTKKSADKLIEEEQRKRALKYIADFENNHENTKKLLKKPENILVGDLPVGEDFPMRVLAEIANAPILSQEELLKRAQYFVKSGANMVDIGMVAGENMASKIPGMVNLLQENLDVPVSIDTLQSEELLVAIDSGVDMVLSLDHGNYQEVLPDLKKKQIPAVILPTDYRRGWVPETTTERVNSLMDLKEKCRGINVIADPILDPVNSKSMVDSIIACRDFKESATEGCPIFFGIGNVTELLDVDSVGVNALLAGISMELGASILFTPEESGKTRGSVKELAVSSKMMFLSKMRGSIPKDLGINLLVFKDKRKGEPIPELVDVPEIEAGSEYKFRQDPEGSFKISVEEGRIRVVHYKKMQPTLAIYGQTAWELYHEIINRKLVSRIEHTAYLGQELQKAEDALKLGKNYVQDFPLFEEFMEY; encoded by the coding sequence ATGAACATACTGATAATCACCGGTGAACTTGCCAGCAACCTGGTAAAAGACGCATCTTTAAAATCAGATCACAATGTTCAGGTGCACGTGGTTAAAACACCCATAGCTGCCTTTTTAACCCCTAAAAAGATCATAGCTGAACTCGGGACTTTACCGGAGAGTGAATTAAAATCAACGGATTTGATCCTCACCCCTGGACTCATACGCAAGGATGTAAGTCCAATCACCGAAAAAACTGGGATACCCACCTACAAAGGATCCACCGATGCTGCGGACCTGGATATTGTCCTGGAAATGGTGGATAAACTGGATCTATCCACTAAAAAATCTGCAGATAAACTCATTGAAGAAGAACAAAGAAAAAGAGCCCTGAAATACATTGCAGATTTTGAAAATAACCATGAAAACACTAAAAAACTCCTCAAAAAACCAGAAAACATTCTGGTAGGGGATCTACCAGTGGGTGAAGACTTCCCCATGAGGGTGCTGGCTGAAATTGCCAACGCACCCATCTTAAGCCAGGAAGAACTCTTAAAACGTGCCCAGTACTTCGTTAAATCCGGGGCGAACATGGTGGATATTGGAATGGTTGCCGGGGAGAACATGGCATCCAAAATACCGGGTATGGTCAATCTTCTACAGGAGAACCTGGATGTGCCGGTGAGCATAGACACCCTGCAATCTGAAGAACTTCTGGTGGCAATAGATTCAGGGGTGGACATGGTTTTAAGCCTGGATCATGGGAATTACCAGGAAGTTTTACCGGATTTGAAGAAGAAACAAATTCCAGCAGTTATCCTCCCTACAGATTACAGGAGGGGATGGGTCCCGGAAACCACCACCGAACGGGTAAACTCATTGATGGATTTAAAGGAAAAATGCAGGGGGATAAATGTCATCGCTGACCCCATACTGGATCCGGTAAACAGTAAAAGCATGGTTGATTCGATTATTGCCTGTCGTGATTTCAAGGAAAGTGCCACCGAAGGATGCCCCATATTTTTCGGGATAGGCAATGTCACTGAACTACTGGATGTTGATTCAGTGGGAGTTAATGCCCTCTTAGCAGGGATTTCCATGGAACTGGGGGCCAGTATTCTTTTCACACCAGAAGAAAGTGGTAAAACCAGGGGAAGCGTGAAGGAACTGGCAGTTTCATCAAAAATGATGTTCCTCTCCAAAATGAGGGGATCCATACCCAAGGACCTGGGTATAAATCTACTGGTCTTCAAGGACAAACGCAAAGGAGAACCAATACCCGAACTGGTGGATGTACCCGAAATAGAAGCAGGCTCTGAGTACAAGTTCCGACAGGACCCGGAGGGTAGCTTTAAAATCAGCGTAGAAGAAGGTAGGATACGGGTGGTTCATTATAAGAAGATGCAACCCACACTGGCCATATACGGGCAGACTGCCTGGGAACTGTACCATGAAATCATAAACCGGAAACTGGTTTCAAGAATTGAACACACAGCTTACCTTGGCCAGGAACTTCAAAAGGCCGAAGATGCCCTTAAACTTGGGAAAAACTACGTGCAGGACTTTCCACTTTTTGAGGAGTTTATGGAGTACTAG
- a CDS encoding site-2 protease family protein produces the protein MDDFTLIEQSISNYFPVIGFFNGEGSKEGSYFIVGAYNPHSFQGLVRELDEQGFVPFINPDGIHYRINIARKPEKGKSKIHVNVILLLATIGTTLFAGYYLGEGDMWKAVAFAIALLAIIGTHELAHFFAARKYGMDATLPYFIPAPTIIGTFGALINIKSPIPTRKALFDLGYSGPLAGFIVAIPVLLIGLKYSTVATAPNVSIAFIPPLIMQLFSYLVAPSASSGQVILVHPVAFAGWVGILVTMLNLMPVAFLDGGHISRSLFGGSIHKFVSILGIMVTIILGWYLMAALMVFIFLMGRGHPGALDNVAPIDRKRKIIAVVILIIFVLCLCPAPNNFM, from the coding sequence GTGGATGATTTCACTCTAATTGAACAATCAATTTCCAATTATTTTCCCGTAATAGGGTTCTTTAATGGTGAAGGTAGTAAAGAAGGGTCCTACTTCATAGTTGGGGCTTACAATCCCCACAGTTTCCAGGGATTAGTGCGTGAACTGGATGAACAGGGATTTGTTCCTTTCATAAATCCAGATGGTATTCATTACAGGATAAATATTGCTAGAAAACCTGAAAAAGGTAAATCAAAGATACACGTTAATGTAATTCTTCTTCTGGCCACAATAGGTACCACCCTCTTTGCCGGATACTATCTGGGAGAAGGGGATATGTGGAAAGCAGTGGCCTTTGCAATAGCTCTTCTAGCTATAATCGGGACCCACGAGCTTGCACACTTTTTTGCAGCCCGAAAATACGGTATGGATGCAACATTACCCTACTTCATACCTGCACCAACTATTATCGGTACTTTCGGTGCTTTGATCAACATAAAATCACCCATACCCACCCGGAAAGCCTTATTTGATCTGGGATACAGTGGACCCCTGGCTGGATTTATCGTGGCGATTCCAGTGCTATTGATTGGATTAAAATATTCCACAGTGGCTACCGCCCCGAACGTGTCCATAGCATTCATCCCACCACTTATCATGCAATTATTCAGCTACCTGGTGGCTCCCTCTGCTAGCAGTGGCCAGGTCATCCTGGTGCACCCGGTGGCATTTGCTGGATGGGTGGGAATACTGGTTACCATGCTCAACCTGATGCCAGTGGCATTTTTAGATGGAGGACACATATCCCGCTCCCTCTTTGGTGGCAGTATCCATAAATTCGTATCCATACTGGGAATAATGGTCACCATCATACTGGGATGGTACCTGATGGCTGCACTAATGGTGTTTATTTTCCTGATGGGCAGAGGTCATCCTGGTGCACTGGATAATGTTGCCCCCATTGACCGTAAACGAAAGATAATTGCAGTGGTTATACTGATCATTTTCGTTCTGTGCCTATGCCCGGCCCCAAACAATTTCATGTAA
- a CDS encoding ARMT1-like domain-containing protein, producing the protein MKVHYECASCYLRQTREALDLATDDEDLKMQVTEKINKILCQDYKKGADANRLGTRIHRTIKRETGNPDPYHDLREKSDQIALQFLPQVEKILEKDNSFKTYLKAAIAGNVLDFGALGLDSDIEGLVMSTVEKDLSIDHSQELEAELKKAENVLYLADNVGEIVFDKLLIKKLHEYGVEVTVALKEGTILNDASMKEALEVGLDEVARLITTGTDSIGVVYPDLSDDFKQEFEDADLVIAKGLGNYEGLTEMDLGDTPVFSLLNAKCQPVAKDTGADLGGNVVLKLN; encoded by the coding sequence ATGAAAGTCCATTATGAATGCGCATCCTGTTATCTCAGACAGACCAGGGAAGCCCTGGATCTGGCAACCGATGATGAGGATCTGAAGATGCAGGTAACAGAGAAGATCAACAAAATACTATGTCAGGATTATAAAAAAGGAGCCGATGCTAACCGATTAGGCACCAGGATACACCGCACCATTAAAAGGGAAACTGGAAATCCTGATCCCTACCATGATTTACGCGAAAAATCAGACCAGATCGCCCTCCAGTTTTTACCTCAAGTGGAGAAGATACTGGAGAAGGATAATTCGTTTAAAACCTATCTTAAAGCAGCCATAGCTGGAAACGTACTTGATTTCGGTGCATTAGGCCTTGATTCAGACATTGAGGGCCTGGTTATGTCTACAGTAGAAAAAGATCTCTCCATTGATCACTCCCAAGAACTGGAAGCAGAACTAAAAAAAGCAGAAAACGTACTTTACCTGGCCGATAACGTGGGTGAAATAGTATTTGATAAATTACTCATCAAAAAACTCCATGAATACGGTGTTGAAGTTACAGTGGCCCTGAAAGAAGGTACAATACTAAACGATGCCAGCATGAAGGAAGCACTGGAAGTGGGTCTGGATGAAGTAGCTCGGTTAATAACCACTGGAACTGATTCTATAGGAGTTGTATATCCTGATCTTTCCGATGATTTCAAACAGGAATTTGAAGATGCAGATCTGGTCATAGCCAAGGGATTGGGTAATTATGAAGGTTTAACTGAGATGGATCTTGGCGATACACCTGTTTTTTCCCTGTTAAATGCAAAATGCCAACCAGTAGCCAAGGATACTGGGGCTGATTTAGGGGGAAATGTGGTTTTAAAACTAAATTAA